The Streptomyces sp. V4I8 genome includes the window TCGCTGTCCCCCACCTCGACGCCGGCGGGCGGCGTGAACGCCATCCTCGCCTCGTCCGACTGCGGCTTGCGGTCATCCGCGTCCGTCACGTGCGTAGCACTCCTCGTACGACACCTCCTGCCGCACTCAGTATGCGCACAAACACGCGAACGGGCTGCACGCGCATGCGTGCAGCCCGTTCACATGGCTGAGAGCCGACCGTGGCTCAGCCGGTGGCTCAGTGGCCGCCCTGCTCCTTGAAGCGCTTGTACGACCGCTCGATCTCGATCTCGGCGTCCTGGCGGCCCACCCAGTTGGCGCCCTCGACGGACTTGCCGGGCTCCAGGTCCTTGTACACCTCGAAGAAGTGCTGGATCTCCAGGCGGTCGAACTCCGAGACGTGGTGGATGTCACGCAGGTGCTCCACCCGCGGGTCCGTCGCCGGGACGCACAGCAGCTTGTCGTCGCCGCCGGCCTCGTCCGTCATCCGGAACATGCCGATCGCGCGGCACTTGATGAGGCAGCCCGGGAAGGTCGGCTCATCCAGGATGACCAGCGCGTCCAGCGGGTCGCCGTCCTCGCCGAGGGTGTTCTCGACGAAGCCGTAGTCGGTCGGGTAGGCGGTCGAGGTGAAGAGTCGACGGTCCAGGCGGATCCGACCGGTCTCGTGGTCCACCTCGTACTTGTTCCGCGAACCCTTCGGGATCTCGATCGTGACGTCGAACTCCACCGGTGGCTCCTCCATGATCAGCACATAGTTCTGGTGGTTAAGTGTCCCTCACGCAGGTGTGTGATCGCGAAAGGGGCTGGTGGTCGTGCCAGAGCTGAGGCCGTGGCGAGCCGCGAAACCGCATGTGACGCGGGTCGCGGGCGCCGTACGACCCCGACTGGCACGGGCCGCGGACGCTGTACGGCCACGTCTCGCACGCGCCGCGACGGCCGCGAAACCGCAGGTCGTACGGCTCGCGCGAGCCGTCTCCCCACAGGCCGCGCGGACACCCAGGTCGAAGACCTGGCAGTACACCGCGGGCGCCGCCACCGCCGGACTGGCGCTGGCCGCCGGAGTGGTGACCGCCGCCGGCCCCTGGGACTCCACCGGTCAGCGTACGGCCGAGCGGGTGCGGGCGGTCGCCCAGGAGCGCACGGGTGGCGCAGATCACGGCCGTAATGCCGATACGTCCGATACGGCCGCCGAGGCGCCCCGTCCCGCCCCCAGCGCGGCCTCCGTGCTCCCGGGCCTGGGCGGCGGCGTCGGCACCGTGCAGGCCGCTCCGAACGCCAAGGCCGTCGCCGGCCTCCTGGGCCCGCTCCTGGACGCCCCGGAGCTCGGCGCCAGCAGGACGGCGGCGATCGTCGACGTGGCCACCGGCAAGCGCCTCTACGGCGAGGGCGCCTCCCAGCCCCTCACCCCCGCCTCGACGACGAAGATCGCCACCGCTGTGGCCGTCCTCGCCGCGCTGGGCCCCGACCACCGCCTCACCACCCGCACGGCCCTGGAAGCCGACACCGGGGAACTCGTCCTGGTCGGCGGCGGCGACCCCACCCTGACGGCCCGCAAGGACGCCGACGGCTGGGCGAGCCTGCGCGAGCTGGCCGACCGGACGGCCCAGGCACTGAAGAAGCGGGACGTACGCGAGGTCACCCTCTCGTATGACAAAACGCTCTACGCCGGACCCGAACTGCACCCCATCGGCAAGAACCCCAACCTCGCCCCGATCAGTGCCCTCACGGTCGACGAGGCCCGCACGGACGACTCCACCAGCGGCCCGGTGAAGCGGGTGGACGACCCGGCGAAGGACGCGGCGACGCAGTTCGCGGCCCTTCTCGCGGACCGCGGCATCAAGACCACCGCGCCAGGCCCGTCCAAGGCGACGAACCGGGCCGAGTCGCTCGCCGAGGTCACCTCACCGCCGCTGTCCTCCGTGGTCGAGCGCATGCTCACCAACAGCGACAACGACATCGCCGAGCACCTCGCCCGCCAGATCGCCGTGGCCGGCGGCACCCGGGCCGACTTCGACGGCGCGGGCGAGGCGATCGGGGCTCAGCTGAAGAAGCTCGGTCTGCCGGTGACGGGCGCCGACTTCAAGGACGGCAGCGGCCTCGACCGCGACGACAAACTCACGGCGGACCTGCTCACGGCCCTCCTGGCCAAGGCGGCCGACCCGGCCCACCCCGAACTCCGCCCGGTCCTGACCGGCCTCCCCGTCGCCGGCTTCACCGGCACCCTGACCAGCCGTTACACCGATGGCGCGACCGGCGTCGTCCGCGCGAAGACGGGCACCCTGAACGGCGTGAACTCCCTGGCCGGCACGCTCGTGGACCAGGACGGCCGCCTGCTCGCCTTCGCCTTCCTGTCGACCGGCGAGGACACGGAGGCGGCCCGCGCGGCACTGGACCGGACGGCAACGGCGCTGGCGTCCTGCGGCTGCGGCTAGCCACCCCTCGCCGCGCCCGGTACGCCACCCATAACGCCGAGCACCCTCCAAACCCACCGTCGCCCCACCAACCCCCACGCCCTGCCCCAAGTGGGAACGCTCACGTACGGTTGACACATGACGAGCATCGGTGGTGCCGAGATGGTCGACTGGAATCTCGCGGTGGCGACCGCGACCCGGCTCGTACGGCCGGGCCCCGAGGTGAGCCGCGACGAGGCCAGGGCCGTCGTCGCCGAGCTGCGCCGACATGCCAAGGCCTCGGAGGAACACGTCCGGGGCTTCACCCGTATGGGCACGGAGGACACCCACGACACCCCCGTCCTCGTCGTCGACCGCCCCGGCTGGGTGCGGGCGAACGTCGCGGGGTTCCGCCAGATCCTCAAGCCACTGCTCGAGAAGATGCAGGAGCGCCGCAGCACCAGCACCGGCGGCGCAGTCCTCGGCGCCGTCGGCGGCAAGGTCACCGGCGTCGAACTCGGCATGCTGCTGTCCTTCCTGGCCTCCCGTGTCCTCGGCCAGTACGAGACCTTCGCCCCGGCCACCCGCGAACTCCCGGCGGGGGAGAACGGCGGCGGCCGACTCCTGCTCGTCGCCCCGAACATCGTGCACGTGGAGCGCGAACTCGACGTACAACCACACGACTTCCGCCTGTGGGTGTGCCTGCACGAGGAGACGCACCGCACGCAGTTCAGCGCCGTGCCCTGGCTGCGGGACCACCTGGAGGGCGAAATCCAGTCGTTCTTGGGGGAGACGGACGTCGACCCCATGACCGTCCTCGAACGCGTCCGCGAGGCCGCGCAGTCCCTCGCCGGCGGCCGGCCCGAGGCCGAGGAGGACGACGGCGGACGCTCCTTCGTCGAACTGGTGCAGACCCCGGCCCAGCGGGAGATCCTCGGCCGCCTCACCGCCGTGATGTCCCTCCTGGAGGGCCACGCCGACTTCGTGATGGACGGAGTGGGCCCCCAGGTCGTGCCGACCGTCGCCGAGATCCGCGAGAAATTCCAGCAGCGACGCGCCAAGGGTGCCTCCCGACTGGACATGGCCCTGCGCAAGTTGCTCGGACTCGACGCCAAACTCAGGCAGTACCGCGACGGCGAACGCTTCGTACGAGCCGTCCACGACCAGGTCGGCATGGACGGTTTCAACCGCGTGTGGACGTCCCCCAACACCCTCCCGACCAAGGCGGAGATCGCCAAACCCGCGGACTGGATCGCGCGGGTGCACCGCAAGGCGGAGTCGTGAATCACGCGCCGAGGCGTGCATCTCATACGAACGTCGTGAACCGAATCCGGCCGACGGCAGGCGAACGCCCCTCCAATCACCCGTCCGAGGGACCGTGAGCCATGGGTAGGCGTGCAATGCTCGGGGAACGGCCCGGTTCTGTCACCATCTACACACTCTGAGTGACCGAACTCGGGCTCACCCCCCGACAATTTCATGAAGGGAACCGGACATGGGTCCCCATCCTGCGGTCGCGGCGATACGCCTGGCGGTCCGCCGCGTCCTCCACGACATCCTCACCGAACACAGCCCCGCCGACGCTCCCGCGCCCGGCCGCTCACGCGCGACCTCGTACGCGATGTCGCATGCGGTGCCGCCCATGGCGCTGCCCGTGACCTCGACCGGCGCCACCCCCGCCGCGTACGACACGGCGCCCGAACCGTCGTACGAGCCCCCCGGCCAGGCCTCGCAGGAACCCCCGCGCACCACCTCGCACGAGCGACCCCCCTCTCCGCTCGTGCTTGTGGCATGCTCCGGTGGCGCCGACTCCATGGCCCTCGCCTCCGCCCTCGCCTTCGAGGCCCCCAAACTCGGCATCCGCGCCGGTGGCATCACCGTCGACCACGGTCTGCAGCCCGGTTCCGACCTGCGCGCCGAGGAAGTCGTCCTGCGCATGCGGGAACTCGGCCTCGAACCGGTCGAGTCCATCGCCGTGACCGTCGGCCGCGCGGGCGGACCCGAGGCGGCCGCCCGCGACGCCCGTTACGCCGCCCTCGACGACGCGGCCGCCCGGCACGGCGCCGTCGCCGTCCTGCTCGGCCACACCCGGGACGACCAGGCCGAAACCGTCCTGCTCGGCCTCGCCCGCGGCTCCGGCATCCGCTCCCTGTCCGGAATGGCCGCGGTCTCGGGGGCCGGCGGCCGTTACCGCCGCCCCTTCCTCGGGCTCGACCGGCAGACCGCCCGCAAGGCCTGCATGGTCCAGTCGCTCCCCGTCTGGGACGACCCCCACAACGCCGACCCCGCGTACACGCGCTCGCGGCTGCGCCAGGAGGGCCTGCCCGCCCTGGAGAAGGCACTCGGCAAGGGCGTCGTCGAGGCCCTCGCCCGTACGGCCCAGCTCTCCCGCGACGATGCCGACGCCCTCGACGCCTGGGCCCGCCAGGCCGAGGCCGCCGTGCGCGACGCGGCCGGTCTTCTGGAGTGCGCCAAGCTGTACGCGCTGCCGCCCGCCGTACGCCGCCGGATCCTGCGCCGCGCGGCCATCGAGGCCGGTGCGCCCGCCGGTGCGCTCTTCGCCCGGCACATCGAGGAAGTCGACCGCCTCATCACCGGCTGGCGCGGTCAGGGAGCCATCAATCTCCCCGGCAAAGTCGTCGCCCAGCGTCAGGGTGGCAGACTGGTGATTCGGCAAGGCTGAAACCGGACCTCCCACCGGCCCCCCGAGCGGGGTCGCGGGAGCGGCCGGTCCGGCCGGTGGGACGACCGAAAGTGATGCGGGTGGACGCGAAAGACATGGGTGCCGACCTTCAGCAGGTGCTCATCACCAAGGAAGAGATCGACGCGAAGCTGGCTGAGCTGGCCGCGAAGATCGACGCGGAGTACGCGGGCAAGGACCTGCTCATCGTCGGTGTCCTCAAGGGCGCGGTGATGGTGATGGCGGACCTCGCCCGGGCGCTGTCGACCCCCGTCACCATGGACTGGATGGCCGTGTCGTCGTACGGCGCGGGCACGCAGTCCTCCGGTGTGGTGCGGATCCTCAAGGACCTCGACACCGACATCAAGGGCAGGCACGTCCTGATCGTCGAGGACATCATCGACTCGGGCCTGACCCTGTCGTGGCTGATCTCCAACCTCGGCTCGCGCGAGCCCGCCTCCCTCAAGGTGTGCACCCTGCTGCGCAAGCCCGAGGCCGCGAAGGTCGCCATCGACGTGGAGTGGGTCGGCTTCGACATCCCCAACGAGTTCGTCGTCGGCTACGGCCTCGACTACGCCGAGAAGTACCGCAACCTCCCGTTCGTCGGTACGCTCGCGCCCCACGTCTACGGGGGCTGAGTCCGCCGGTCCGGGGAACCGGACCCGAAGGGCCCAAGCGCCGTACGAAGATCGGGAACCCCGGCGGGCCTCGCGCCGTTGGAGCATGCAGACGGGCTTGCCAGCCGTCCCGTGCGGCTACGGTCGTCGAAGCTGGGGTACCGTCAGAAGAACTGTCTTATCAAACTCACTATGGCAGGAGGGACGGGGCGACACCGCTCCGTATGGATGGACGTGAAGCGATACTTCCGTGGGCCGGTCATGTGGATCGTGCTGGCCGTCCTTGCCGTGGTCGTGTTGATGCAGGTCGTCGGCTCGTCCGGCGGCTACAAGACGGTTGACACCGGCCAGGTCGTTCAGGCGATCAATGAGAACAAGGTCGAGTCGGTCAAGCTGACCACTGGCGACGAACAGATCGTCAAGGCGCAGCTCAAGGACGGCCAAAAGGTCGAGGGCGCCACCAAGATCCAGGCGAGCTACATCGGCGACCAAGGCGTGGACATCGCCAACACGCTGCAGAACAAGTACCAGCAGAAGCAGATCCCCGACGGCTACACGGTCTCGCCGTCCAAGCAGAACCCGTTCGTCGGCATCCTGCTCTCCCTGCTGCCCTTCGTCCTCATCGTGGTCGTCTTCCTGTTCCTGATGAATCAGATGCAGGGCGGCGGCTCCCGAGTCATGAACTTCGGGAAGTCCAAGGCGAAGCTCATCACCAAGGACACCCCGAAGACGACGTTCTCGGACGTCGCAGGCTCGGACGAGGCCGTCGAGGAACTCCACGAGATCAAGGAGTTCCTCCAGGAACCGGCGAAGTTCCAGGCCGTCGGCGCCAAGATCCCCAAGGGCGTACTGCTCTACGGGCCTCCTGGCACCGGTAAGACGCTCCTCGCGCGCGCTGTCGCCGGCGAGGCGGGCGTCCCCTTCTACTCGATCTCCGGTTCCGACTTCGTCGAGATGTTCGTCGGTGTCGGTGCCTCCCGAGTCCGTGACCTGTTCGAGCAGGCCAAGGCGAACGCCCCGGCGATCGTCTTCGTCGACGAGATCGACGCGGTCGGCCGCCACCGCGGCGCCGGCCTCGGCGGCGGTCACGACGAGCGCGAGCAGACCCTGAACCAGCTGCTCGTCGAGATGGACGGCTTCGACGTCAAGGGCGGCGTGATCCTCATCGCCGCGACGAACCGGCCCGACATCCTCGACCCGGCCCTCCTGCGCCCCGGCCGCTTCGACCGCCAGATCGCGGTCGACCGCCCGGACATGCAGGGCCGTCTGGAGATCCTCAAGGTCCACCAGAAGGGCAAGCCGGTCGCCCCGGACGTCGACCTGTCGGCGGTCGCCCGCCGCACGCCGGGCTTCACCGGCGCGGACCTGAGCAACGTCCTCAACGAGGCCGCGCTGCTCACGGCCCGCTCGGACAGGAAGCTCATCGACAACCAGATGCTGGACGAGGCCATCGACCGCGTCGTGGCGGGCCCGCAGAAGCGGACCCGGATCATGTCGGACAAGGAAAAGAAGATCACCGCGTACCACGAGGGCGGACACGCCCTGGTCGCGGCGGCCTCCCCGAACTCCGACCCGGTCCACAAGATCACGATCCTGTCGAGAGGCCGAGCCCTCGGCTACACGATGGTCCTGCCGGACGAGGACAAGTACTCCACGACCCGCAACGAGATGCTGGACCAGCTGGCCTACATGCTGGGCGGCCGCGCGGCCGAGGAGCTCGTCTTCCACGACCCGACCACGGGCGCGGCGAACGACATCGAGAAGGCCACGGCCACGGCCCGCGCGATGGTCACCCAGTACGGCATGACCGAGCGTCTGGGCGCGATCAAGTTCGGCGGCGACAACACCGAGCCGTTCCTCGGACGTGAGATGGCTCACCAGCGCGACTACTCGGAAGAGGTCGCCGCGCTGGTGGACGAAGAGGTCAAGAAGCTCATCGAGAACGCGCACAACGAAGCCTGGGAAATCCTGGTCGAGAACCGCGACGTCCTCGACAACCTGGTGCTTCAGCTGC containing:
- the tilS gene encoding tRNA lysidine(34) synthetase TilS; translation: MGPHPAVAAIRLAVRRVLHDILTEHSPADAPAPGRSRATSYAMSHAVPPMALPVTSTGATPAAYDTAPEPSYEPPGQASQEPPRTTSHERPPSPLVLVACSGGADSMALASALAFEAPKLGIRAGGITVDHGLQPGSDLRAEEVVLRMRELGLEPVESIAVTVGRAGGPEAAARDARYAALDDAAARHGAVAVLLGHTRDDQAETVLLGLARGSGIRSLSGMAAVSGAGGRYRRPFLGLDRQTARKACMVQSLPVWDDPHNADPAYTRSRLRQEGLPALEKALGKGVVEALARTAQLSRDDADALDAWARQAEAAVRDAAGLLECAKLYALPPAVRRRILRRAAIEAGAPAGALFARHIEEVDRLITGWRGQGAINLPGKVVAQRQGGRLVIRQG
- the hpt gene encoding hypoxanthine phosphoribosyltransferase, which gives rise to MRVDAKDMGADLQQVLITKEEIDAKLAELAAKIDAEYAGKDLLIVGVLKGAVMVMADLARALSTPVTMDWMAVSSYGAGTQSSGVVRILKDLDTDIKGRHVLIVEDIIDSGLTLSWLISNLGSREPASLKVCTLLRKPEAAKVAIDVEWVGFDIPNEFVVGYGLDYAEKYRNLPFVGTLAPHVYGG
- a CDS encoding zinc-dependent metalloprotease, which gives rise to MTSIGGAEMVDWNLAVATATRLVRPGPEVSRDEARAVVAELRRHAKASEEHVRGFTRMGTEDTHDTPVLVVDRPGWVRANVAGFRQILKPLLEKMQERRSTSTGGAVLGAVGGKVTGVELGMLLSFLASRVLGQYETFAPATRELPAGENGGGRLLLVAPNIVHVERELDVQPHDFRLWVCLHEETHRTQFSAVPWLRDHLEGEIQSFLGETDVDPMTVLERVREAAQSLAGGRPEAEEDDGGRSFVELVQTPAQREILGRLTAVMSLLEGHADFVMDGVGPQVVPTVAEIREKFQQRRAKGASRLDMALRKLLGLDAKLRQYRDGERFVRAVHDQVGMDGFNRVWTSPNTLPTKAEIAKPADWIARVHRKAES
- the ftsH gene encoding ATP-dependent zinc metalloprotease FtsH, whose amino-acid sequence is MDVKRYFRGPVMWIVLAVLAVVVLMQVVGSSGGYKTVDTGQVVQAINENKVESVKLTTGDEQIVKAQLKDGQKVEGATKIQASYIGDQGVDIANTLQNKYQQKQIPDGYTVSPSKQNPFVGILLSLLPFVLIVVVFLFLMNQMQGGGSRVMNFGKSKAKLITKDTPKTTFSDVAGSDEAVEELHEIKEFLQEPAKFQAVGAKIPKGVLLYGPPGTGKTLLARAVAGEAGVPFYSISGSDFVEMFVGVGASRVRDLFEQAKANAPAIVFVDEIDAVGRHRGAGLGGGHDEREQTLNQLLVEMDGFDVKGGVILIAATNRPDILDPALLRPGRFDRQIAVDRPDMQGRLEILKVHQKGKPVAPDVDLSAVARRTPGFTGADLSNVLNEAALLTARSDRKLIDNQMLDEAIDRVVAGPQKRTRIMSDKEKKITAYHEGGHALVAAASPNSDPVHKITILSRGRALGYTMVLPDEDKYSTTRNEMLDQLAYMLGGRAAEELVFHDPTTGAANDIEKATATARAMVTQYGMTERLGAIKFGGDNTEPFLGREMAHQRDYSEEVAALVDEEVKKLIENAHNEAWEILVENRDVLDNLVLQLLERETLGKEEIAEIFAPIVKRPPRPAWTGSSRRTPSTRPPVLSPKELALTNGANGATPAISTAKSTLTEPAPAAEPAPEDRPES
- the dacB gene encoding D-alanyl-D-alanine carboxypeptidase/D-alanyl-D-alanine-endopeptidase, whose translation is MVVPELRPWRAAKPHVTRVAGAVRPRLARAADAVRPRLARAATAAKPQVVRLARAVSPQAARTPRSKTWQYTAGAATAGLALAAGVVTAAGPWDSTGQRTAERVRAVAQERTGGADHGRNADTSDTAAEAPRPAPSAASVLPGLGGGVGTVQAAPNAKAVAGLLGPLLDAPELGASRTAAIVDVATGKRLYGEGASQPLTPASTTKIATAVAVLAALGPDHRLTTRTALEADTGELVLVGGGDPTLTARKDADGWASLRELADRTAQALKKRDVREVTLSYDKTLYAGPELHPIGKNPNLAPISALTVDEARTDDSTSGPVKRVDDPAKDAATQFAALLADRGIKTTAPGPSKATNRAESLAEVTSPPLSSVVERMLTNSDNDIAEHLARQIAVAGGTRADFDGAGEAIGAQLKKLGLPVTGADFKDGSGLDRDDKLTADLLTALLAKAADPAHPELRPVLTGLPVAGFTGTLTSRYTDGATGVVRAKTGTLNGVNSLAGTLVDQDGRLLAFAFLSTGEDTEAARAALDRTATALASCGCG
- a CDS encoding inorganic diphosphatase codes for the protein MEFDVTIEIPKGSRNKYEVDHETGRIRLDRRLFTSTAYPTDYGFVENTLGEDGDPLDALVILDEPTFPGCLIKCRAIGMFRMTDEAGGDDKLLCVPATDPRVEHLRDIHHVSEFDRLEIQHFFEVYKDLEPGKSVEGANWVGRQDAEIEIERSYKRFKEQGGH